The Desulfatibacillum aliphaticivorans DSM 15576 genome window below encodes:
- a CDS encoding aminopeptidase P family N-terminal domain-containing protein: MADMTAPVTAPPTQEELLLRLSKVREGMEKAGLDYYLTAHTDNVYYLTNFSYIPFERPFF, encoded by the coding sequence ATGGCTGACATGACAGCTCCGGTGACCGCGCCTCCGACGCAGGAGGAGCTTTTGCTGCGCCTTTCCAAGGTTCGCGAGGGCATGGAAAAGGCCGGCCTGGATTATTACCTGACGGCGCATACGGACAATGTCTACTACCTGACTAATTTTTCGTACATTCCGTTTGAACGGCCTTTTTTTTGA
- a CDS encoding M24 family metallopeptidase, translating into MILPGLELSHAQDRVIPDVVYKTYYEYPAPPGKGFEDALKEVIPSSAKVGVESSLSLALKNVAPGDVTVIDLVDEARVVKSDYEVGRIAYAAQVCDEGLKKIFELSKPEAMELTFFSEAGRHMMGKVVMEVPGLNLLVSKFLGAVWPKNLSAQPHSVPGLFDLLEEGGPQVTIIAAQADGYSAELERTFFIGSVPEEAKTPFKVMEEARALAYDLVKPGVRAEDVDRAVLKVLQDAGYGDCILHRTGHGFGITGHEPPWIALGSDAVLEKNMVISIEPGIYIQGLGGFRHSDTVLVTDNGCQSLTNGPVGLEDLILPV; encoded by the coding sequence ATGATTTTGCCGGGTCTGGAGCTAAGCCACGCCCAGGACAGGGTGATTCCGGACGTGGTTTATAAAACCTATTACGAATATCCCGCTCCCCCCGGCAAGGGGTTTGAGGACGCCTTGAAAGAGGTGATTCCGTCCAGCGCCAAGGTGGGAGTAGAGTCGTCCCTTTCTCTGGCCTTAAAAAACGTAGCTCCCGGAGATGTGACGGTCATCGACCTTGTGGATGAAGCGCGGGTCGTGAAGTCCGATTACGAGGTGGGGCGCATAGCCTATGCTGCGCAGGTTTGCGACGAAGGGCTTAAGAAAATCTTTGAGCTTAGCAAGCCGGAAGCCATGGAGCTGACCTTCTTCAGCGAGGCGGGCCGGCACATGATGGGCAAGGTGGTCATGGAGGTTCCCGGCCTGAACCTGCTGGTTTCCAAATTTCTCGGCGCGGTGTGGCCCAAGAATCTGTCCGCTCAGCCGCATTCGGTTCCGGGGCTGTTTGACCTCCTGGAGGAAGGCGGCCCCCAGGTCACAATAATCGCGGCCCAGGCGGACGGTTATTCCGCGGAGCTGGAGCGCACCTTTTTTATCGGAAGCGTTCCCGAGGAAGCCAAGACGCCTTTCAAAGTCATGGAAGAGGCGCGGGCGCTGGCGTATGACCTGGTCAAACCGGGCGTCAGAGCGGAAGACGTGGACCGGGCGGTCTTGAAGGTGCTGCAGGACGCCGGATACGGCGATTGCATCCTGCACAGGACCGGCCATGGATTTGGAATAACAGGGCACGAGCCTCCTTGGATCGCCCTGGGAAGCGACGCCGTCCTGGAAAAAAATATGGTTATCAGCATCGAACCAGGCATTTACATCCAGGGCTTGGGGGGATTTCGGCATTCGGACACGGTTTTGGTGACGGACAATGGCTGCCAGTCTTTGACGAACGGACCTGTCGGGCTGGAGGATCTGATTTTGCCCGTCTAA
- a CDS encoding SAM-dependent methyltransferase yields the protein MFDQLEKINQRPLPYEFYTAQDLWDDDYVSTQMLKYHLNPDSDLASRKMEFIDRSAQWIAARFGLGEGKSVCDFGCGPGLYTSRFAQTGAKVTGLDFSRNSLAYAKRKAEENGFDIEYRLGNYLDFQSDEKYDLITMIYLDFCPLSPEQRKTLLDIFQMHLKDDGRVFMDVLTLAFFEQSKEEKTYEYSAQDGFWAAGPYYVFNNTWKYTDINLLLNKHVIVEENRTREICNWLQCFDRNSFAQEAEAGGFEVLESYSNTAGEVFEEKGTEMAMVLKKH from the coding sequence TTGTTCGATCAACTGGAAAAAATAAATCAAAGGCCCTTACCCTATGAATTTTATACGGCGCAGGATTTGTGGGATGATGACTACGTTTCCACACAAATGCTGAAATATCATTTGAATCCGGACTCGGACCTGGCGTCCCGGAAGATGGAGTTCATTGACCGGTCCGCTCAATGGATCGCCGCCCGTTTTGGCCTGGGAGAGGGCAAGAGCGTTTGCGACTTCGGCTGCGGCCCGGGCTTGTACACTTCCCGATTCGCCCAAACCGGCGCCAAAGTAACCGGGCTGGATTTCTCTCGCAATTCCCTGGCTTACGCCAAAAGAAAGGCGGAGGAAAACGGCTTTGATATTGAATATCGCCTGGGCAACTACCTGGATTTTCAATCAGATGAAAAATACGATCTGATCACCATGATCTACCTGGACTTTTGCCCTTTAAGCCCGGAGCAGAGAAAAACGCTCCTGGATATTTTCCAAATGCATCTCAAAGACGACGGCCGCGTTTTTATGGATGTGCTTACACTGGCCTTTTTCGAGCAGTCGAAAGAGGAGAAGACTTACGAATATTCGGCCCAGGACGGTTTTTGGGCGGCCGGCCCTTATTATGTTTTCAACAACACCTGGAAGTACACGGACATCAATCTGCTTTTGAACAAGCATGTCATTGTGGAGGAAAACCGCACACGGGAAATCTGCAACTGGCTGCAATGCTTTGACAGGAACAGCTTTGCGCAAGAAGCGGAGGCCGGCGGTTTTGAAGTTTTGGAGTCTTATTCCAATACCGCGGGCGAGGTTTTTGAAGAAAAAGGGACGGAAATGGCGATGGTCCTGAAAAAACATTGA
- a CDS encoding Hsp20/alpha crystallin family protein: MSNTENKDKNLVAKEKTEVSGPAEQTRPGRMYVPEVDIFEKDADIVLLADMPGVAADDLEIDLRDNVLTITGDVQPQEKEGQVYMAREYGTGRYYRRFTLSNDIDQSKIQASLKNGVMRLVLPKVEKAKPRKIEVHAA, translated from the coding sequence ATGTCGAATACTGAAAACAAGGACAAAAATCTAGTGGCAAAGGAAAAAACCGAGGTGAGCGGGCCCGCCGAGCAAACCCGTCCGGGCCGCATGTACGTTCCCGAAGTGGATATTTTTGAAAAAGACGCGGACATCGTCTTGTTGGCGGACATGCCCGGAGTGGCGGCGGACGATCTGGAAATCGATCTGCGGGACAACGTGCTCACCATTACCGGAGACGTGCAGCCCCAGGAAAAGGAAGGGCAGGTTTATATGGCCCGCGAGTACGGGACCGGAAGGTATTACCGGCGTTTCACCCTTTCCAACGACATTGACCAGAGCAAGATCCAGGCGTCCTTAAAAAACGGCGTGATGCGTCTGGTATTGCCGAAGGTGGAGAAAGCCAAGCCCAGAAAGATTGAAGTGCACGCTGCGTAA
- a CDS encoding Hsp20/alpha crystallin family protein, which translates to MTGFWLDFPWEGQGGVAGELGRMRRTLDFLANGPSLANEAAGAAGVFPLTNVTEDADNFYVYAELPGMDPSEINISITGKTLSLSGERKIAPEEGASYHRKERKGGKFNRTITLKTNVDAAKVEANFVHGVLTVVLPKAEEAKPRQIAVKG; encoded by the coding sequence ATGACTGGTTTTTGGTTGGATTTTCCCTGGGAAGGCCAAGGAGGAGTTGCAGGAGAATTGGGCCGCATGCGCAGGACCCTGGACTTTTTAGCCAACGGCCCGAGCCTGGCCAATGAGGCCGCTGGCGCCGCCGGCGTATTTCCCCTGACCAACGTCACTGAGGACGCCGACAATTTCTATGTTTACGCTGAGCTGCCCGGGATGGACCCGTCGGAGATCAATATCTCCATCACAGGCAAGACCCTGTCGCTTTCCGGTGAAAGAAAGATAGCCCCTGAAGAAGGCGCCAGCTACCATCGCAAAGAGCGCAAAGGCGGCAAGTTTAATCGAACGATCACCTTGAAGACCAACGTCGACGCGGCCAAGGTGGAGGCCAACTTCGTCCATGGAGTGCTCACCGTCGTGCTTCCCAAGGCCGAAGAGGCCAAACCCCGGCAAATCGCCGTAAAGGGTTAG
- a CDS encoding MotA/TolQ/ExbB proton channel family protein translates to MTWLWSNISRIFEHLDQGGLVMGPLLLISVLMWVLIIKRGLYLRRMRVRNMPREMAAQLIQENQQPDFMEFRGATALVVSEFLKRREANPGVDRSTMDETVMAVASSFDKQLSVITVLASIAPLLGLLGTVLGMISTFDVISLHGTGNARAMAGGISEALISTQTGLLVAIPGLTMKNFLASRAQTLKHRVSSLGIFLGRRL, encoded by the coding sequence ATGACCTGGCTGTGGAGCAATATATCCCGCATTTTTGAGCACCTGGACCAGGGCGGGCTGGTTATGGGGCCTTTGCTGCTGATTTCCGTGCTCATGTGGGTGCTCATAATCAAAAGAGGGCTGTACCTGCGCCGTATGCGGGTCCGCAACATGCCCCGGGAAATGGCGGCCCAACTCATCCAGGAGAATCAGCAGCCTGATTTTATGGAATTCCGCGGCGCAACGGCCCTGGTAGTTTCCGAGTTTCTCAAAAGACGGGAGGCCAACCCCGGCGTGGATAGAAGCACCATGGACGAAACCGTCATGGCCGTGGCCTCCTCTTTTGACAAGCAGTTGTCCGTCATCACGGTCCTGGCTTCCATCGCCCCGCTACTGGGGCTGCTGGGCACCGTCCTCGGCATGATATCCACCTTTGACGTCATCTCCCTTCACGGGACGGGAAACGCCCGGGCCATGGCCGGCGGCATTTCCGAGGCGCTTATTTCCACCCAAACCGGCTTGCTGGTCGCCATCCCAGGGCTGACCATGAAAAATTTTTTAGCCTCCCGCGCCCAGACGCTAAAGCATCGCGTCTCCTCTTTGGGGATTTTTCTTGGGCGCAGGCTCTAA